One Tolypothrix bouteillei VB521301 DNA window includes the following coding sequences:
- a CDS encoding pentapeptide repeat-containing protein, translated as MAHGFSDRDLRGCSFRGADLTGANFFRSDIRGADFTNATLTGANFCQAKAGLQPSQAMRLVFIAIVLSALLGLTAIFAIVFFGCVLFPLAVTPRKILSATLVSELFAVYILFNIPHNLRAALGTIAATGAILGVIFGLTTGNFVGVSAGIVAAGIAVGVCTVAIAVSIIAATISEMMYGVIAVFAIVCATIASAILGSVLGVILGIPVVRFLRNDAILSLPKAEALSGTLIASTFGIAAGAMIVRYIVRQILAEDKTFGWMRKIAIAVLVRWGTSFKGADLTHADFAHATLKNTDFTNATLTRTHFHLAQHLETAKVDNTILSDPHVRNVVVTKRVAKESFAGCNLKGANLLGADLRNADFTEADLSEATLEYANLEGANLTKTKAIKADFRQAKLTGVCLEAWKIDKTTQLKEAICDYVYLTQKQLKRYPLYRKFVSEEFSLWVKQKIDEGRLR; from the coding sequence ATGGCTCATGGCTTTTCAGATCGAGACCTGCGAGGTTGTTCCTTTAGAGGTGCTGACCTTACGGGTGCTAACTTTTTTCGTTCGGATATTCGCGGCGCAGATTTTACTAATGCTACCCTGACGGGTGCAAATTTCTGTCAGGCAAAAGCTGGCTTGCAGCCGAGTCAGGCAATGCGTTTGGTATTTATAGCAATTGTCTTGTCAGCACTCTTGGGATTGACGGCCATATTTGCTATTGTTTTTTTTGGCTGTGTACTTTTTCCTCTAGCGGTAACTCCAAGAAAAATCTTGTCAGCAACACTGGTCTCAGAATTGTTTGCTGTCTATATACTTTTTAATATTCCTCATAACTTACGGGCGGCTTTAGGAACGATCGCAGCCACTGGAGCAATCTTAGGGGTAATATTTGGCTTGACCACAGGTAACTTTGTTGGGGTGAGTGCTGGAATAGTTGCAGCAGGGATAGCTGTAGGAGTGTGTACAGTTGCGATTGCGGTTTCCATCATAGCCGCAACAATTTCTGAGATGATGTACGGAGTTATAGCCGTGTTTGCGATCGTATGTGCAACTATAGCTAGCGCCATCTTAGGTTCTGTACTGGGAGTGATACTCGGTATCCCAGTTGTTCGGTTTCTTCGTAACGATGCTATCTTATCCTTGCCAAAAGCTGAAGCTTTATCTGGAACCCTTATAGCAAGTACTTTTGGAATTGCCGCTGGTGCAATGATAGTGAGATATATAGTACGGCAAATTTTGGCAGAGGATAAAACATTTGGGTGGATGCGGAAGATTGCGATCGCTGTTCTGGTGAGATGGGGAACCAGTTTTAAGGGAGCTGATTTAACTCATGCTGATTTTGCTCATGCTACTCTAAAAAATACAGATTTTACAAATGCTACACTGACTCGCACTCACTTCCATTTGGCGCAACACCTTGAGACCGCTAAAGTTGATAATACAATTTTGTCCGATCCACACGTGAGAAATGTAGTTGTTACAAAAAGAGTTGCCAAAGAATCGTTTGCTGGTTGTAACCTCAAAGGTGCTAACCTTTTGGGTGCAGATCTCCGCAATGCCGATTTTACAGAAGCAGATCTCAGTGAAGCAACATTAGAATATGCCAATTTGGAAGGCGCAAACCTAACAAAAACGAAAGCAATCAAAGCAGATTTTCGACAGGCAAAGCTTACAGGTGTATGTTTGGAAGCATGGAAAATAGATAAAACAACTCAACTGAAAGAAGCAATTTGTGATTATGTTTATCTCACTCAAAAGCAGCTAAAACGATATCCTTTATATAGAAAATTTGTGTCCGAAGAATTTAGCCTTTGGGTAAAACAGAAGATAGACGAAGGGAGGTTACGTTAG
- a CDS encoding phosphate-starvation-inducible PsiE family protein: protein MQGLLKKSFIIKYEWLNRSLIVRCLETVQDLIVISLCIGLFSLMAIQLRAMFYSLLPPLNFQAVTSDILFLLILVELFRLLIIYLQEQRVSIGVAVEVSIVSVLREVIVRGVLEAEWNQILAACAFLLVMAVLLIVRVWLPPTFSGIDPEKRVSLRNQILTSDKRSLE, encoded by the coding sequence ATGCAAGGATTGTTAAAGAAATCATTCATCATAAAATATGAATGGTTAAATAGATCTCTAATTGTACGTTGTCTTGAAACGGTACAAGATTTAATTGTTATTTCTTTGTGCATTGGTTTATTTAGCTTGATGGCAATTCAGCTGCGAGCCATGTTCTATTCTTTACTGCCTCCCCTAAATTTCCAAGCGGTCACTTCAGATATTTTATTTCTATTAATTTTAGTCGAGTTATTTCGACTGCTGATTATTTACTTACAAGAACAACGGGTTTCTATTGGTGTAGCAGTAGAAGTTTCGATAGTATCTGTTTTGCGAGAAGTTATTGTTAGGGGAGTACTAGAGGCAGAATGGAATCAAATTTTAGCAGCTTGCGCCTTTCTACTAGTTATGGCAGTACTACTTATAGTTCGAGTGTGGTTACCACCGACTTTTAGTGGAATCGATCCAGAAAAACGGGTTTCTTTAAGAAATCAAATTCTCACCTCAGACAAAAGAAGTTTAGAGTAG
- a CDS encoding diflavin flavoprotein: MKLRDVQVASIGDRTTILRSRTWDRLKFEVEYSLQKGTTANSYLIQAEKTALIDPPGESFTKIYLEQLQQQLEFTQLDYVILGHVNPNRCVTLKELLELAPQITFICAKAGAVALRAAFPEKELKISVAREEEVLDLGLGHKLQFIPVPTSRWPDELYTYDSLTRILFSDKLFGAHVCGDEIFDEGWKLLDEDRRHYYDCLHAAQSRQVEIALNKFTSLSVSFYAPGHGPLVRYSKSRLNHDYRLWSQQQKERDLTVALIYASAYGNTGTIAQAIAKGITKAGVAVESINCESAEPSEIHALVEKCDGFIIGSPTLGGHMPTQVQTALGIVLSVAAKNKLAGVFGSYGWSGEAVDEIESKLQDAGYHFGFDTIRVKFKPSDTILQQCKEAGTDFAQALKKAKKIRAPRQPISDSQIDRTEQAVGRIVGSLCVVSAKRGEVTSAMLASWVTQASFNPPGLTVAVAKDRAIESIVHTGDEFVLNILKEGMNLRRHFLQPFAPGEDRFVGLATQASENGCPILSDALAYLECSVHSRLDCGDHWLVYAIVNNGQMLQPTGMTAIHHRKSGSQY; the protein is encoded by the coding sequence ATGAAATTACGTGATGTTCAAGTTGCTTCGATTGGCGATCGCACTACTATATTGAGATCTCGTACATGGGATCGACTTAAGTTTGAAGTAGAATACTCTTTACAAAAGGGTACAACGGCAAATTCCTATCTCATCCAAGCTGAAAAAACGGCGCTTATAGACCCTCCTGGAGAATCATTTACTAAGATTTACTTAGAGCAGTTACAGCAGCAGCTAGAATTTACACAACTGGATTATGTGATTTTGGGTCATGTGAATCCCAATCGCTGTGTAACCTTAAAGGAGTTGTTAGAACTAGCTCCTCAAATTACATTTATCTGTGCGAAAGCGGGCGCAGTTGCGTTGCGTGCGGCTTTTCCAGAAAAAGAGTTAAAAATTAGCGTTGCTAGGGAGGAAGAGGTTTTAGATTTAGGCTTGGGTCATAAATTGCAATTTATTCCCGTCCCAACTTCACGCTGGCCTGACGAGCTTTATACTTACGATTCTCTTACTCGCATTCTCTTTAGTGATAAACTTTTTGGTGCTCATGTTTGTGGTGATGAAATTTTTGATGAAGGTTGGAAACTTTTAGACGAAGACCGACGGCACTACTATGATTGTCTTCATGCTGCTCAGTCTCGGCAGGTGGAAATAGCACTCAATAAATTTACTTCTTTATCAGTCAGTTTCTACGCCCCCGGTCACGGTCCTCTTGTACGTTACAGCAAAAGCCGACTCAATCACGACTATCGGCTGTGGAGTCAACAGCAAAAGGAACGTGACTTGACAGTCGCTCTAATTTATGCATCTGCTTATGGAAATACAGGCACTATAGCACAAGCGATCGCCAAGGGTATTACAAAAGCAGGTGTTGCGGTAGAATCAATAAACTGTGAGTCAGCAGAGCCGTCTGAAATTCATGCTCTTGTGGAAAAATGTGATGGATTTATCATTGGTTCCCCTACATTGGGAGGACATATGCCCACGCAAGTGCAAACTGCTTTGGGTATAGTGCTTTCTGTTGCTGCCAAAAACAAGTTAGCGGGCGTATTTGGCTCTTATGGTTGGAGTGGAGAAGCTGTTGATGAGATTGAAAGCAAATTACAAGATGCAGGTTATCATTTTGGCTTTGACACCATTCGAGTCAAGTTTAAACCCAGCGATACCATTCTTCAGCAGTGTAAAGAAGCTGGTACCGATTTTGCCCAAGCCTTGAAAAAGGCAAAGAAAATTCGGGCTCCCCGCCAACCCATCAGTGATTCTCAAATTGACAGAACTGAGCAGGCGGTAGGACGAATTGTTGGCTCTTTATGTGTAGTATCTGCCAAGCGTGGAGAAGTCACGAGTGCAATGTTAGCTTCTTGGGTGACTCAGGCTAGCTTCAATCCTCCTGGTTTAACAGTTGCAGTTGCTAAAGACCGAGCCATTGAATCTATAGTGCATACGGGAGACGAATTTGTTCTGAACATCCTTAAAGAAGGTATGAACTTGAGGCGACACTTCCTTCAACCCTTTGCGCCAGGGGAAGATCGCTTTGTTGGTTTAGCAACCCAAGCTAGTGAAAATGGTTGTCCAATTCTCAGTGATGCGCTTGCTTATTTGGAATGTAGCGTTCACAGTCGTTTGGATTGTGGAGATCACTGGCTTGTTTATGCGATCGTCAATAATGGTCAAATGCTACAACCTACAGGAATGACTGCAATACACCATCGTAAATCAGGCAGTCAATACTAA
- a CDS encoding diflavin flavoprotein, protein MVALTERVQRRLTIHSMEISPDTITIRSLDWDRDRFDIEFGLQNGTTYNSFLIQGEKVALIDTSHEKFRQLYLDALAGLVNLNSLDYLIVSHTEPDHSGLIQDILALAPQVTVVGSKVAIQFLENWLHQPFKQQIVKNGDRLDLGNGHILEFVIAPNLHWPDTIFTYDAKTQILYTCDAFGMHYCDDHTFDEDLALIEEDFQYYYDCLMRPNARSVLSALKRMSELPALTTIATGHGPLLHYNLTDLVNRYRQWSQEQAKAETTVAVFYVSDYGFSDRLSQAIAHGITKTGVAVEMMDLKSADPQDVKELVSIASGLVIGTPPISGASAASAQTALSTILAVAKSKQCIGVFESGGQDGESVYLLLNRFRDLGLNPAFSPIVLKETPTETTYHLCEEAGTDMGQWLSRDRSIKQLKSLNSDLEKALGRLSNGLYILTAQKGNVSSAMLASWVAQASFKPLGITVMVAKDRAIESLLHVGDQFVLNILEEDNYQKLMKHFLQRFHPGADRFAGIKTYAANNNCPILADALAYIECQVQSRLDCGDHWAVYSTVSVGRVSKPDALTAVHHRKIGNHY, encoded by the coding sequence ATGGTAGCACTGACCGAGCGAGTTCAGCGCAGACTGACGATACATTCTATGGAAATTTCCCCCGATACAATCACAATCCGCAGCTTGGATTGGGATCGCGATCGCTTCGATATTGAGTTTGGTCTCCAAAACGGCACAACTTACAATTCTTTTTTGATCCAGGGCGAAAAAGTAGCTTTAATTGATACCTCTCATGAAAAGTTTCGCCAGTTATATCTGGATGCTTTAGCTGGGCTCGTTAACCTAAATTCACTCGACTATTTGATTGTCAGTCATACTGAGCCAGACCACAGCGGATTGATCCAAGACATACTAGCGCTAGCGCCTCAAGTCACTGTTGTCGGTTCAAAAGTCGCAATTCAGTTTCTAGAAAATTGGCTGCATCAGCCATTTAAACAACAAATTGTGAAGAATGGCGATCGCTTGGATTTGGGTAACGGACATATTTTGGAATTTGTCATTGCACCAAATCTGCATTGGCCTGATACAATATTCACTTACGATGCCAAAACACAAATTTTGTATACCTGTGATGCCTTTGGCATGCACTATTGCGATGACCACACCTTTGATGAAGACTTAGCCCTCATTGAAGAAGATTTCCAATACTACTACGACTGTCTGATGAGACCAAACGCTCGCTCGGTGTTATCTGCTCTCAAACGGATGAGCGAGTTACCTGCATTGACGACTATTGCTACAGGTCACGGTCCCCTACTCCATTACAACTTAACCGATCTTGTCAATCGCTACCGACAGTGGAGTCAAGAACAAGCCAAAGCAGAAACCACTGTTGCTGTCTTTTATGTCTCTGATTATGGGTTTAGCGATCGCCTTTCACAAGCTATTGCTCACGGTATTACAAAAACTGGCGTAGCAGTAGAAATGATGGATTTAAAATCAGCCGATCCTCAAGATGTCAAAGAATTAGTCAGTATTGCTAGTGGATTAGTCATTGGAACCCCACCAATTTCAGGTGCTTCTGCAGCTTCTGCTCAAACAGCCCTCAGCACTATTCTGGCTGTAGCGAAGTCCAAACAATGTATTGGCGTATTTGAATCTGGAGGTCAAGATGGTGAATCTGTCTATTTACTACTCAATAGGTTTCGAGATTTGGGCTTAAATCCAGCTTTTTCGCCAATTGTTCTTAAAGAAACACCAACAGAAACAACATATCATTTGTGCGAAGAAGCTGGAACCGATATGGGACAGTGGCTGTCTCGCGATCGTAGCATCAAACAACTCAAATCCTTAAATTCCGATCTAGAAAAAGCTTTGGGACGGCTCAGTAATGGGTTATATATTCTCACTGCTCAAAAAGGAAATGTTAGCAGTGCGATGTTAGCTTCTTGGGTTGCCCAAGCTAGCTTCAAACCCTTGGGAATAACAGTTATGGTAGCTAAAGACCGTGCTATTGAGTCTTTGCTACACGTAGGCGACCAGTTTGTTCTCAACATATTAGAAGAAGACAACTATCAGAAATTAATGAAGCATTTTTTGCAACGCTTCCATCCTGGTGCCGATCGCTTCGCAGGTATCAAAACTTATGCTGCGAACAATAATTGTCCGATATTAGCAGATGCCCTTGCTTATATAGAGTGTCAAGTCCAAAGCCGTTTGGATTGCGGCGATCATTGGGCTGTCTACAGCACTGTCTCTGTAGGTCGTGTTTCAAAACCCGATGCTCTCACTGCTGTTCACCACCGCAAGATTGGGAATCATTACTAA
- a CDS encoding response regulator transcription factor, with translation MSSIPIKILLVEDDELFRLGLRVRLQQEPGLEIVAEAEDGETAIDLVKQTSLDVVLLDVGLPGIGGIEACRQIKQQNALLPVLVLTSHSQKPLITRLIEAGAQGYCLKGIAAEKLVLALRSVASGASWWDATATQEIRSFLRAELTQSEPENITPLSNPLTQREQEILSLLAVGKTNQEIAHALYIAPGTVRVHIHAILQKLEVSDRTQAVIVALQKRLIKTS, from the coding sequence ATGTCCTCTATCCCAATTAAAATTCTGCTTGTTGAGGACGATGAACTCTTCCGCTTGGGCTTGCGCGTGCGATTGCAACAAGAACCAGGGTTAGAGATTGTCGCTGAAGCTGAAGATGGTGAAACAGCGATCGATTTAGTTAAGCAAACTTCTCTAGATGTGGTGCTGTTAGATGTGGGTTTGCCAGGAATTGGGGGAATTGAAGCTTGCAGACAGATTAAACAGCAAAATGCCCTACTGCCCGTTTTAGTTCTCACTTCCCATTCACAAAAACCCCTTATTACACGCTTAATTGAAGCAGGCGCACAAGGCTACTGTCTTAAAGGAATTGCTGCTGAAAAATTAGTTTTAGCACTGCGTTCTGTAGCGAGTGGTGCTTCTTGGTGGGATGCAACTGCAACCCAAGAAATTCGTTCTTTCTTGAGAGCCGAACTCACTCAATCTGAGCCAGAAAACATCACACCGCTTTCCAATCCACTGACTCAGCGCGAACAAGAAATTTTGTCACTGTTAGCTGTCGGAAAAACCAATCAAGAAATCGCTCATGCGTTGTACATTGCACCAGGAACAGTGCGCGTTCATATTCACGCGATTTTACAGAAATTAGAAGTGAGCGATCGCACTCAGGCTGTAATTGTTGCTTTACAAAAACGCTTGATTAAAACTAGCTAA